In a genomic window of Lepisosteus oculatus isolate fLepOcu1 chromosome 3, fLepOcu1.hap2, whole genome shotgun sequence:
- the LOC107079205 gene encoding uncharacterized protein isoform X2, with amino-acid sequence MEKQALLVAAFLLHILAVAEAVGFSIRNAQLGRCVQMWAAKGRGRVSLEDCAPGSELQLWRWHPDTQMLTSLRTGECLSAPRLREHEPVRLQPCRAADGEGQAWGCSRKGHLTLQGKALHLSARLGSAKVFLSRDRGPNSKWRTLGNQSICAGATQAPSQRRHDSTAAMTTTAQRLEAPPAYSTPLSGSTVSSEKVDLGAPVGDDLALSAPTAAAWKNELTPLPDTSVPPAEPSVAFISVDYGVSWKIAMLVLCSLALLLGLTILILNVHYNRKKKIVCVLKSYSRGDTSGQAARGVPDERAPLTQRPPQPSRSPSLRRGEILIEWKDGTVTPLFDNGSYLID; translated from the exons ATGGAGAAGCAAGCGCTGCTGGTCGCCGCTTTCCTGCTGCACATTCTCGCTGTTGCag AGGCTGTGGGGTTTAGCATCAGGAATGCGCAGCTGGGGAGGTGTGTGCAGATGTGGGCGGCCAAGGGCAGGGGCAGGGTGTCTCTGGAGGACTGCGCGCCCGGGTCAGAGCTCCAGCTGTGGCGCTGGCACCCGGACACCCAGATGCTGACCAGCCTACGGACTGGGGAGTGCCTGAGCGCCCCGCGGCTCCGGGAGCACGAGCCAGTGCGCCTGCAGCCCTGCCGGGCGGCAGACGGGGAGGGACAGGCCTGGGGCTGCTCCAGGAAGGGCCACCTGACCCTGCAGGGCAAGGCGCTGCACCTCAGCGCTCGGCTGGGCTCCGCCAAGGTCTTCCTCTCCAGAGACCGCGGCCCCAACAGCAAGTGGAGGACTCTGGGCAACCAGAGCATCTGCGCCGGGGCTACCCAGGCCCCCTCCCAGCGTCGCCATGACAGCACGGCGGCCATGACAACCACCGCTCAGCGCCTGGAAGCACCACCCGCCTACAGCACGCCCCTGTCTGGCAGCACAGTCTCCTCAGAGA AGGTTGACTTGGGTGCCCCAGTGGGAGATGACCTTGCACTGTCAGCCCCCACTGCTGCAGCCTGGAAGAATGAGCTCACGCCTCTGCCTGACACCAGCGTTCCCCCGGCGGAGCCCTCTGTAGCCTTCATTAGTGTGGACTACG GGGTGAGCTGGAAGATCGCCATGCTGGTCCTGTGCTCCCTGGCTCTGCTTCTGGGCTTGACCATCCTCATCCTCAATGTCCACTACAACAG GAAGAAGAAGATCGTGTGTGTGTTGAAGTCCTACAGCCGGGGGGACACGAGCGGCCAGGCGGCCCGTGGGGTGCCGGACGAGAGGGCGCCCCTCACCCAGCGCCCCCCCCAGCCCTCCCGCTCCCCCTCCCTGCGGCGCGGGGAGATCCTCATCGAGTGGAAGGACGGGACGGTCACCCCTCTCTTCGACAACGGCAGCTACCTGATAGACTGA
- the LOC107079205 gene encoding uncharacterized protein isoform X1: MTIVTDPALHSHSHPEQSAERLPPEGNSSSCSLSLAEAVGFSIRNAQLGRCVQMWAAKGRGRVSLEDCAPGSELQLWRWHPDTQMLTSLRTGECLSAPRLREHEPVRLQPCRAADGEGQAWGCSRKGHLTLQGKALHLSARLGSAKVFLSRDRGPNSKWRTLGNQSICAGATQAPSQRRHDSTAAMTTTAQRLEAPPAYSTPLSGSTVSSEKVDLGAPVGDDLALSAPTAAAWKNELTPLPDTSVPPAEPSVAFISVDYGVSWKIAMLVLCSLALLLGLTILILNVHYNRKKKIVCVLKSYSRGDTSGQAARGVPDERAPLTQRPPQPSRSPSLRRGEILIEWKDGTVTPLFDNGSYLID, from the exons atgaccaTCGTGACAGATCCAGCACTTCATTCTCATAGCCACCCAGAGCAATCGGCAGAGAGGCTCCCGCCAGAGGGTAACTCTTCCTCGTGTTCACTCTCGCTGGCAGAGGCTGTGGGGTTTAGCATCAGGAATGCGCAGCTGGGGAGGTGTGTGCAGATGTGGGCGGCCAAGGGCAGGGGCAGGGTGTCTCTGGAGGACTGCGCGCCCGGGTCAGAGCTCCAGCTGTGGCGCTGGCACCCGGACACCCAGATGCTGACCAGCCTACGGACTGGGGAGTGCCTGAGCGCCCCGCGGCTCCGGGAGCACGAGCCAGTGCGCCTGCAGCCCTGCCGGGCGGCAGACGGGGAGGGACAGGCCTGGGGCTGCTCCAGGAAGGGCCACCTGACCCTGCAGGGCAAGGCGCTGCACCTCAGCGCTCGGCTGGGCTCCGCCAAGGTCTTCCTCTCCAGAGACCGCGGCCCCAACAGCAAGTGGAGGACTCTGGGCAACCAGAGCATCTGCGCCGGGGCTACCCAGGCCCCCTCCCAGCGTCGCCATGACAGCACGGCGGCCATGACAACCACCGCTCAGCGCCTGGAAGCACCACCCGCCTACAGCACGCCCCTGTCTGGCAGCACAGTCTCCTCAGAGA AGGTTGACTTGGGTGCCCCAGTGGGAGATGACCTTGCACTGTCAGCCCCCACTGCTGCAGCCTGGAAGAATGAGCTCACGCCTCTGCCTGACACCAGCGTTCCCCCGGCGGAGCCCTCTGTAGCCTTCATTAGTGTGGACTACG GGGTGAGCTGGAAGATCGCCATGCTGGTCCTGTGCTCCCTGGCTCTGCTTCTGGGCTTGACCATCCTCATCCTCAATGTCCACTACAACAG GAAGAAGAAGATCGTGTGTGTGTTGAAGTCCTACAGCCGGGGGGACACGAGCGGCCAGGCGGCCCGTGGGGTGCCGGACGAGAGGGCGCCCCTCACCCAGCGCCCCCCCCAGCCCTCCCGCTCCCCCTCCCTGCGGCGCGGGGAGATCCTCATCGAGTGGAAGGACGGGACGGTCACCCCTCTCTTCGACAACGGCAGCTACCTGATAGACTGA
- the LOC138237742 gene encoding zinc finger protein 135-like isoform X1, giving the protein MKLRPKKGNGPKCPSAVRTDASRAPPAVPEGPQVKEEPPDPVEIKQEMAEPLPVSVKQEVEGEPQEPRAAARSRPRPAAAATPPPAAAAPAQGSARPKRAAAGAGGRHACRDCDGAFASVAELRAHQQEAHGELRPYACGQCGKRFRYACVLTNHLRTHTGERPFACDQCPMRFTQLSSCRTHQRRHSGERPFGCAACGRAFSRRSDLGTHERTHTEERLHGCAECGKSFRRAAHLRSHALIHTGELPFPCPDCGKRFRHLTNLRTHRLIHSGEQPYHCPDCGKGFRQRGHLKLHRRVHTGERPHRCPDCGKDFGRLVYLQSHRRVHTGETPYYCGDCGRCFSRPGSLQIHRLVHSQEKRYRCGQCGKDFRHYSGMKAHERVHTEERPYRCGECGKAFRGSGGLQIHKRSHTGLRPYACPQCGKSFKESGVLKNHLRLHSGELPYRCQDCGKRFRQLGSYRTHLRLHSGEKPYACAHCPKRFRHSNSLQAHNKIHTGEAPFPCPDCGQLYKHMRSLVLHRKTHAA; this is encoded by the exons ATGAAACTGCGACCAAAAAAAGGAAACGGGCCGAAATGTCCGTCTGCCGTGCGAACAG ACGCCAGCAGGGCGCCGCCCGCGGTCCCGGAGGGCCCTCAGGTCAAGGAGGAGCCTCCTGACCCCGTGGAGATCAAGCAGGAGATGGCGGAGCCCCTGCCTGTCTCGGTGAAGCAGGAGGTGGAGGGGGAACCCCAGGAGCCCCGCGCCGCGGCTCGCAGCCGCCCCCGCCCGGCCGCTGCGGCGACGCCCCCTcctgccgccgccgcccccgCGCAGGGGAGCGCTCGCCCGAAGAGGGCGGCAGCGGGCGCGGGGGGCAGGCACGCATGCCGGGACTGCGACGGCGCTTTCGCGAGCGTGGCGGAGCTGCGGGCCCACCAGCAGGAGGCGCACGGCGAGCTGCGGCCCTACGCCTGCGGGCAGTGCGGCAAGCGCTTCCGCTACGCCTGCGTGCTGACCAACCACCTGCGCACGCACACCGGCGAGCGGCCCTTCGCCTGCGACCAGTGCCCCATGCGCTTCACCCAGCTCAGCAGCTGCCGCACCCACCAGCGGCGGCACTCCGGCGAGCGCCCCTTCGGCTGCGCGGCCTGCGGGCGCGCCTTCTCCCGGCGCAGCGACCTGGGCACGCACGAGCGCACCCACACCGAGGAGCGGCTGCACGGCTGCGCCGAGTGCG GGAAGAGCTTCCGGCGGGCGGCGCACCTGCGCTCCCACGCGCTGATCCACACGGGGGAGCTGCCATTCCCCTGCCCGGACTGCGGCAAGCGCTTCCGGCACCTCACCAACCTGCGCACCCACCGGCTCATCCACTCGGGCGAGCAGCCCTACCACTGCCCCGACTGCGGCAAGGGCTTCCGCCAGCGGGGCCACCTGAAGCTGCACCGGCGCGTGCACACGGGCGAGCGGCCCCACCGCTGCCCCGACTGCGGCAAGGACTTCGGCCGGCTGGTCTACCTGCAGTCCCACCGGCGCGTGCACACGGGCGAGACGCCCTACTACTGCGGGGACTGCGGCCGCTGCTTCAGCCGGCCGGGCAGCCTGCAGATCCACCGGCTGGTGCACTCGCAGGAGAAGCGCTACCGCTGCGGGCAGTGCGGGAAGGACTTCCGCCACTACAGCGGGATGAAGGCCCACGAGCGGGTGCACACCGAGGAGCGGCCGTACCGCTGCGGCGAGTGCGGCAAGGCCTTCCGGGGCTCGGGCGGGCTGCAGATCCACAAGCGCAGCCACACGGGGCTGCGGCCCTACGCCTGCCCGCAGTGCGGCAAGTCCTTCAAGGAGTCCGGCGTGCTGAAGAACCACCTGCGGCTGCACTCGGGCGAGCTGCCCTACCGCTGCCAGGACTGCGGCAAGCGCTTCCGGCAGCTGGGCTCCTACCGCACCCACCTGCGGCTGCACAGCGGGGAGAAGCCCTACGCCTGCGCCCACTGCCCCAAGCGCTTCCGCCACTCCAACAGCCTGCAGGCGCACAACAAGATCCACACCGGGGAGGCCCCTTTCCCCTGCCCCGACTGCGGCCAGCTCTACAAACACATGAGGAGCCTCGTCCTGCACCGCAAGACGCACGCGGCCTGA
- the LOC138237742 gene encoding zinc finger protein 135-like isoform X2: MCEVTHVVVKMRKDASRAPPAVPEGPQVKEEPPDPVEIKQEMAEPLPVSVKQEVEGEPQEPRAAARSRPRPAAAATPPPAAAAPAQGSARPKRAAAGAGGRHACRDCDGAFASVAELRAHQQEAHGELRPYACGQCGKRFRYACVLTNHLRTHTGERPFACDQCPMRFTQLSSCRTHQRRHSGERPFGCAACGRAFSRRSDLGTHERTHTEERLHGCAECGKSFRRAAHLRSHALIHTGELPFPCPDCGKRFRHLTNLRTHRLIHSGEQPYHCPDCGKGFRQRGHLKLHRRVHTGERPHRCPDCGKDFGRLVYLQSHRRVHTGETPYYCGDCGRCFSRPGSLQIHRLVHSQEKRYRCGQCGKDFRHYSGMKAHERVHTEERPYRCGECGKAFRGSGGLQIHKRSHTGLRPYACPQCGKSFKESGVLKNHLRLHSGELPYRCQDCGKRFRQLGSYRTHLRLHSGEKPYACAHCPKRFRHSNSLQAHNKIHTGEAPFPCPDCGQLYKHMRSLVLHRKTHAA, from the exons ATGTGTGAGGTTACCCACGTTGTTGTGAAGATGAGAAAAG ACGCCAGCAGGGCGCCGCCCGCGGTCCCGGAGGGCCCTCAGGTCAAGGAGGAGCCTCCTGACCCCGTGGAGATCAAGCAGGAGATGGCGGAGCCCCTGCCTGTCTCGGTGAAGCAGGAGGTGGAGGGGGAACCCCAGGAGCCCCGCGCCGCGGCTCGCAGCCGCCCCCGCCCGGCCGCTGCGGCGACGCCCCCTcctgccgccgccgcccccgCGCAGGGGAGCGCTCGCCCGAAGAGGGCGGCAGCGGGCGCGGGGGGCAGGCACGCATGCCGGGACTGCGACGGCGCTTTCGCGAGCGTGGCGGAGCTGCGGGCCCACCAGCAGGAGGCGCACGGCGAGCTGCGGCCCTACGCCTGCGGGCAGTGCGGCAAGCGCTTCCGCTACGCCTGCGTGCTGACCAACCACCTGCGCACGCACACCGGCGAGCGGCCCTTCGCCTGCGACCAGTGCCCCATGCGCTTCACCCAGCTCAGCAGCTGCCGCACCCACCAGCGGCGGCACTCCGGCGAGCGCCCCTTCGGCTGCGCGGCCTGCGGGCGCGCCTTCTCCCGGCGCAGCGACCTGGGCACGCACGAGCGCACCCACACCGAGGAGCGGCTGCACGGCTGCGCCGAGTGCG GGAAGAGCTTCCGGCGGGCGGCGCACCTGCGCTCCCACGCGCTGATCCACACGGGGGAGCTGCCATTCCCCTGCCCGGACTGCGGCAAGCGCTTCCGGCACCTCACCAACCTGCGCACCCACCGGCTCATCCACTCGGGCGAGCAGCCCTACCACTGCCCCGACTGCGGCAAGGGCTTCCGCCAGCGGGGCCACCTGAAGCTGCACCGGCGCGTGCACACGGGCGAGCGGCCCCACCGCTGCCCCGACTGCGGCAAGGACTTCGGCCGGCTGGTCTACCTGCAGTCCCACCGGCGCGTGCACACGGGCGAGACGCCCTACTACTGCGGGGACTGCGGCCGCTGCTTCAGCCGGCCGGGCAGCCTGCAGATCCACCGGCTGGTGCACTCGCAGGAGAAGCGCTACCGCTGCGGGCAGTGCGGGAAGGACTTCCGCCACTACAGCGGGATGAAGGCCCACGAGCGGGTGCACACCGAGGAGCGGCCGTACCGCTGCGGCGAGTGCGGCAAGGCCTTCCGGGGCTCGGGCGGGCTGCAGATCCACAAGCGCAGCCACACGGGGCTGCGGCCCTACGCCTGCCCGCAGTGCGGCAAGTCCTTCAAGGAGTCCGGCGTGCTGAAGAACCACCTGCGGCTGCACTCGGGCGAGCTGCCCTACCGCTGCCAGGACTGCGGCAAGCGCTTCCGGCAGCTGGGCTCCTACCGCACCCACCTGCGGCTGCACAGCGGGGAGAAGCCCTACGCCTGCGCCCACTGCCCCAAGCGCTTCCGCCACTCCAACAGCCTGCAGGCGCACAACAAGATCCACACCGGGGAGGCCCCTTTCCCCTGCCCCGACTGCGGCCAGCTCTACAAACACATGAGGAGCCTCGTCCTGCACCGCAAGACGCACGCGGCCTGA
- the LOC107079206 gene encoding uncharacterized protein C2orf81 homolog, whose translation MSRSLSKSRAEKSRAPSVPAAPPAPSASAPADIVPGRLAESDWVSMVAREEGEEVVVDVVEGLMARVMEECYRVYLQRQLVPFTVSQAREALVQMVEWRFLVRDEGEGPESAPSWEEDLEPLPCGPDSWAQGCVPVLHTGLTPRPPLTQRAVEATVGEADSPGRRQPETKLQPEEEGTRRETANTEHLSQNRLDVDIRGENEKKGSQGPKKPKPHGLTPAPPPKTEKRRKPSSHRAAAPTPLAQHPSKSLPSQGGSTVQQESQPNQAKQDRPAPNACLPQPLNAISAVEGAMQKLSLARLPQHRICPGFEVLEPETLQCNSGKTGGALLPRPVLERRHKQDGASPPLPRVRIPNRDAQKLQRSNVPLPSTSSRVSADRDARGDTGLFRAPLPLAASLLLDSMELSPGVALKDARGIRMGPWKEALAQPRSSTALKPIRTTLSPPLISLEQLITGHQPQVTPQTTLAGQT comes from the exons ATGTCTCGCTCCCTGTCCAAGTCCCGAGCCGAGAAGTCCCGTGCCCCCTCGGTGCCCGCGGCGCCCCCCGCCCCCAGCGCCTCTGCGCCCGCGGACATCGTTCCCGGGCGGCTGGCCGAGTCCGACTGGGTCTCCATGGTGGCGCGGGAGGAGGGCGAGGAGGTGGTGGTGGACGTCGTGGAGGGGCTGATGGCCCGGGTGATGGAGGAGTGCTACAGAGTGTACCTGCAGAGACAG CTGGTGCCCTTCACGGTGTCCCAGGCGCGGGAGGCGCTGGTCCAGATGGTCGAGTGGCGGTTTCTCGTGCGGGATGAAGGCGAGGGGCCCGAGAGCGCCCCCTCCTGGGAGGAGGACCTGGAGCCCCTGCCCTGCGGCCCCGACTCCTGGGCGCAGGGCTGCGTGCCCGTCCTACACACAGGACTCACCCCGCGCCCCCCTCTCACACAG AGGGCAGTGGAAGCCACTGTTGGAGAGGCAGATTCCCCAGGCAGGCGCCAGCCCGAGACCAAACTGCAGCCCGAGGAGGAGGGGACCAGGAGGGAAACGGCCAATACGGAACATTTGTCCCAGAACAGGCTGGATGTTGACATCAGGGGTGAAAACGAGAAGAAAGGATCACAAGGCCCGAAGAAACCAAAACCTCATGGGCTGACCCCCGCCCCCCCTccaaagacagagaaaaggagaaAGCCGAGTTCCCATCGAGCAGCCGCGCCAACACCCCTGGCACAGCATCCCTCCAAGTCCCTGCCGTCACAGGGTGGCTCGACAGTGCAGCAGGAATCCCAGCCCAACCAGGCAAAGCAGGACAGGCCAGCCCCCAACGCGTGCCTCCCCCAGCCACTGAACGCCATCAGCGCAGTGGAGGGAGCCATGCAGAAGCTGAGCCTAGCTCGCCTGCCACAACATCGGATCTGCCCCGGGTTCGAGGTACTGGAGCCAGAAACCCTGCAGTGCAACTCTGGAAAGACAGGGGGTGCTCTTCTGCCAAGGCCCGTGCTGGAGAGACGACATAAACAGGATGGGGcttctcctcctcttccacgGGTCCGCATACCAAACAGAGATGCCCAGAAACTTCAGAGGAGCAACGTTCCCCTGCCAAGCACTTCCTCTCGAGTATCCGCTGACCGAGACGCCCGGGGGGATACCGGGCTTTTCCGGGCTCCCTTGCCCCTCGCCGCCAGCCTGCTGCTGGACTCCATGGAGCTCTCCCCCGGCGTGGCACTGAAGGATGCCCGGGGTATCCGCATGGGCCCCTGGAAGGAAGCCTTAGCACAGCCCCGGAGCAGCACAGCTCTGAAACCCATCAGAACGACTTTGTCTCCCCCTCTTATCTCCCTGGAGCAGCTGATCACAGGGCACCAGCCGCAGGTCACACCCCAGACGACACTGGCCGGGCAGACCTAG